In Humulus lupulus chromosome 6, drHumLupu1.1, whole genome shotgun sequence, a single genomic region encodes these proteins:
- the LOC133782817 gene encoding calcium-binding allergen Bet v 3-like, translating into MEAAPASETEICSLSSQKRSSSSFRLRSPSLNTLRLRRIFDLFDKNNDGIITVKELGQALNLLGLEAEFAELESTIKSFIRPENPGLRFEDFVLLHQSLNETYFCCGDNIGEFENEEAKKTDLEENEKMSQEESDLSEAFKVFDEDGDGYISAKELQVVLGKLGFDEGNEIDRVEKMIISVDRNHDGRVDFFEFKDMMRSVIVRSA; encoded by the coding sequence ATGGAAGCAGCCCCCGCTTCAGAAACTGAGATTTGTAGTCTGAGCAGTCAGAAGAGATCATCGTCGTCGTTCAGGCTGCGGAGTCCAAGCCTCAACACCCTTCGTCTCCGCCGCATATTTGACCTATTCGACAAGAACAACGACGGCATAATTACCGTGAAGGAGCTAGGCCAAGCCCTCAATCTTCTAGGCCTGGAGGCCGAGTTCGCCGAACTCGAATCAACCATCAAGTCCTTCATCCGACCGGAGAATCCTGGCCTCAGATTCGAAGACTTTGTGCTGCTCCATCAATCCTTAAATGAAACTTATTTTTGTTGCGGAGACAATATTGGTGAATTTGAAAATGAAGAAGCGAAGAAGACGGATTTGGAAGAGAATGAGAAAATGTCGCAGGAGGAGTCTGATCTCTCGGAGGCGTTCAAGGTGTTCGATGAGGACGGCGACGGGTACATATCGGCCAAGGAATTGCAAGTGGTGTTGGGAAAGCTTGGATTCGACGAAGGGAATGAGATTGATAGAGTTGAGAAGATGATCATATCTGTTGACCGTAATCATGATGGCCGCGTTGACTTCTTTGAGTTCAAGGACATGATGCGCAGTGTTATTGTTCGGAGTGCTTGA
- the LOC133785738 gene encoding uncharacterized protein LOC133785738, with protein sequence MGIIVVVIERNRATKIDIYLVFPETVRHLDQKEDSEAVKHVLAITLPPLKICIIEELPDDCDVPIDVVGIHVDAAIDGVHEELDADQYSEEFQDVDFDEPDEEEYEEEFDYMDYESDMENQIPEVVVLSDSEDDIAKESQDKVQRDRKGKGKQTGCSRRENDEDFILEEEEFEQDVEAEIEMGTQSNPRRWWQSVSDFCTQNVDDGDSDGICFEEELHELKSDDEFDAGKNFKEFNPKTKMQNFQFVLGMEFSIVTILRNAIREYFIEGDREYVFIANDSNRVRVKCKGANCEWMLFASIVNKTNGKTMRVKTLVDKHSCGIVLDNKKLTSTWLAKQFLEQFRLNPSMECTAFREITAKTKYSRVSSWTFYRAKTKARKMLEGSVKEQYAILDDYCKRLLATNSGSTVKLKTDLVNGRRTFQRIYICLKACRDGWLGGCRPLIGLDDYFLKRYCRGILLAAVGIDDNNSMFPIAYCVAEKENTEVWTWFLELLKDDLGNLSHTKVTMMSDHQKGLENAEYPGLLLKQLLWAAANTTTKAEFARAMQEVKDVLDGAYNWLAGKNPKKWSKSHISEYPKCDILVNNLCESFIATILDARDKPIITLLEKIRIRLMFQFYNKKAELEKMTQPMGKRILKIIEKQKEVPKHCLVTRSDKFEFQVQCSNGSALVVDLEFRTCTCRRFQLSGLPYGHALATIWFMGGNVFDYVHEFYKKDLLQKAYEQSVHPMPSPDIWPQTGLNLIDPPPQTKLPGRPKKARRRETNEPPPALKKARRTGQVKTCSNCLKTGHRRETCKSAKVVKNRVVKKRGRPPLQKPTEATLLRKERRLKQHAKGGTSGTKNAQPDTGRGFIF encoded by the exons atgggcataattgttgtagtgattGAGAGGAATCGGGCTACAAAGATTGACATATATCTTGTTTTTCCTGAAACAGTCCGACATTTAGATCAGAAGGAAGATTCAGAAGCTGTTAAACATGTCCTTGCTATCACTTTACCTCCTCTGAAAATATGTATTATAGAGGAATTGCCAGATGATTGTGATGTCCCTATAGATGTTGTTGGTATCCATGTTGATGCAGCCATTGATGGGGTACATGAAGAGCTTGATGCTGATCAATATTCAGAGGAATTTCAGGATGTTGACTTTGATGAACCTGATGAAGAGGAATATGAAGAAGAGTTTGACTAcatggattatgaaagtgatatgGAGAACCAAATACCAGAGGTGGTTGTGCTTTCAGATTCAGAGGATGATATTG CTAAGGAGAGCCAAGACAAAGTTCAGCGTGacagaaaagggaaaggaaagcaaacTGGCTGTAGTAGAAGAGAGAATGATGAAGATTTCATATTGGAGGAGGAAGAATTTGAGCAAGATGTTGAAGCTGAGATAGAGATGGGTACACAGTCTAACCCTAGGAGGTGGTGGCAATCAGTTTCAGATTTTTGTACTCAAAATGTTGATGATGGAGACTCAGATGGTATATGTTTTGAGGAGGAGTTACACGAATTGAAGTCAGATGATGAGTTTGATGCTGGTAAAAATTTCAAAGAATTCAACCCGAAAACCAAAATGCAAAACTTCCAATTTGTTCTTGGCATGGAATTTTCTATTGTTACAATTTTAAGGAATGCAATAAGGGAGTACTTTATTGAAGGTGATCGAGAATATGTATTTATTGCCAATGATTCAAATAGAGTTAGAGTTAAGTGCAAGGGTGCAAACTGTGAATGGATGTTGTTTGCTTCAATTGTTAATAAGACAAATGGCAAGACAATGAGGGTCAAAACACTTGTTGACAAGCACAGTTGTGGCATTGTTTTGGACAATAAAAAGCTGACCTCAACTTGGCTTGCAAAGCAATTTTTGGAGCAATTTAGGCTAAATCCGAGTATGGAATGCACTGCATTTAGGGAGATAACTGCAAAGACCAAGTACTCACGTGTGTCTAGCTGGACATTTTACAGAGCCAAGACAAAAGCAAGGAAGATGCTGGAAGGGTCTGTCAAGGAACAATACGCCATTCTTGATGATTACTGTAAAAGGTTGTTGGCTACCAATTCTGGCTCTACTGTGAAGTTGAAAACTGATTTGGTTAATGGGAGAAGGACATTTCAGCGTATTTATATTTGTCTTAAGGCATGTAGAGATGGCTGGTTGGGGGGTTGTAGACCTCTAATTGGTCTTGATGACTACTTTTTGAAAAGATATTGTAGGGGAATTTTATTGGCTGCAGTAGGCATTGATGATAATAACTCCATGTTTCCCATTGCCTATTGTGTTGCTGAAAAGGAAAACACTGAGGTTTGGACTTGGTTCTTGGAGCTTTTGAAGGATGATCTCGGGAATTTGAGTCATACCAAGGTGACAATGATGAGTGATCATCAAAAAGGATTAGAAAATGCA GAATATCCCGGGCTTTTACTTAAGCAACTTTTGTGGGCAGCAGCTAATACTACAACAAAAGCTGAGTTTGCTCGAGCAATGCAAGAAGTCAAGGATGTCTTGGATGGTGCTTACAATTGGCTAGCAGGGAAGAACCCCAAAAAATGGAGTAAGTCACATATTTCAGAGTACCCAAAATGTGACATTTTGGTGAATAATTTGTGTGAGAGTTTCATTGCAACCATACTTGATGCTCGTGACAAGCCAATTATAACTTTACTAGAGAAAATTAGAATTCGGTTGATGTTTCAGTTTTATAACAAAAAAGCTGAGTTGGAGAAGATGACTCAACCTATGGGGAAGAGAATTTTGAAGATAATTGAGAAGCAAAAAGAGGTTCCAAAGCATTGTCTGGTTACTAGGTCTGACAAGTTTGAGTTTCAGGTTCAATGCAGCAATGGTAGTGCCTTAGTTGTCGATTTGGAATTCAGAACTTGTACATGTAGGAGGTTTCAACTATCTGGGCTTCCTTATGGCCATGCACTAGCTACTATTTGGTTCATGGGAGGTAATGTCTTTGATTATGTCCACGAATTCTATAAAAAAGATTTGTTGCAAAAAGCATATGAACAGAGTGTGCATCCTATGCCTAGTCCAGATATATGGCCTCAGACAGGACTCAACCTAATTGATCCACCACCTCAGACGAAGCTGCCTGGAAGACCTAAGAAAGCTAGGAGAAGGGAGACAAATGAACCTCCACCTGCTTTAAAGAAAGCTCGAAGAACTGGACAAGTTAAAACATGCAGCAATTGTCTGAAAACAGGGCACAGGAGAGAAACATGCAAATCTGCTAAGGTGGTTAAG AATCGTGTGGTCAAAAAGCGAGGTCGTCCACCACTGCAGAAACCAACTGAAGCCACACTTTTAAGGAAGGAAAGAAGGCTGAAACAACATGCTAAAGGAGGAACTAGTGGCACAAAGAATGCTCAACCCGATACTGGAAGgggtttcatcttttga